The DNA window AAGCGGGCTGCGACCATTACCGAGGGGAAGCTGGCAGAGATCGAGGCGGCCCGGGAGGGAGATTACATTGTTGACGAGAAGGCCAAGACGGTCACCGTCACCGAGGAAGGGGTGGCCAAGGTCGAGCGTATGTTGGGAGTTTCCAACCTGTACGACCCCAGCAACATTGACACCCTCCACCACTTGCAGCAGGCCCTGAAAGCGCACAGCCTGTTCCAGCGGGACGTAGACTACATGGTCAAGGATGGTCAGGTGATCATCGTCGACGAGTTCACCGGTCGCCTGATGCCGGGTCGGCGGTGGTCCGATGGGCTTCACCAGGCGGTCGAGGCCAAAGAGAAGGTCAAGATCGAGCGGGAGAATCAGACCCTGGCTACGATCACCTTCCAGAACTATTTCCGTATGTACGACAAATTAGCCGGAATGACGGGAACCGCCGACACCGAGGCGGCCGAGTTTGCCGAGATCTATGACCTGGATGTGGTGGTCATCCCCCCTAACAGGTTTCTCCTGCGGACGAATTACCCCGACATGATCTATGGGACCGAACGAGAAAAGTATGAGGCCGTCGTCGATGAGATCGCTGAGTTGTGCGAGAAAGGCCAGCCGGTCTTGGTGGGAACCACCTCTGTTGAAAAGTCAGAAAAGTTCTCGGCCCTCTTGAAGCGGCGGGGCGTGCCGCACCAGGTCTTGAATGCCAAGTACCACGAGCGAGAGGCGGAGATCGTTGCGCAGGCCGGTCGATACAAGGCGGTGACCATCGCGACCAACATGGCCGGCCGGGGAACAGACATCCTGTTGGGCGGCCATCCCCACTCCCTTGCCAAGGATGTGATCGGGCGCGAGGAGATCCCAGAAGACGTGGATCCCCAGGAGCTGAGGACGGCACTGGAGGAGGCCAAGCGAATGCAGCAGTACGGGCTCTTGGATACCGCCATCGACCCTGAGGCGTATGCCAGGTGCCTGGCCAAAGTTCGTCCCCTCTGCAACGCCGAACACGAACGCGTGGTACAGTTAGGGGGGCTCCACATTCTGAGCACCGAACGACATGAGGCACGGCGGATCGATAACCAGCTTCGAGGCCGGTCAGGCCGGCAAGGTGACCCGGGTTCTTCCCGTTTTTATCTTTCCCTGGAAGATGATCTTTTGCGAATCTTTGGGGGCGAAAAACTCCAACGGATCATGGGAAAGCTAGGTATGCAGGAGGGAGAGGTCATAGAGCATGGCATGGTTACCAAGGCCATCGAGACAGCCCAGAAGCGGGTGGAGGCGCACAACTTTGAAATCCGCAAGCACCTCCTCGAATACGATGATGTCATGAGCCGCCAGCGCCAGATCATCTATGGCGAACGAAGGAAGATCCTGGAGGGGGAAAATCTCAAGGAGGCGATGCTAGAGATGGCCGACGAGGTCCTGGAGTCCATGGTGGGTCTGTATGCCCACGAGGATTCCTACCCCGAGGACTGGAATCTCGCAGGACTGTCCGAGGCGATGTACCGACAATTCGGGGTAGAGTTTGCGGTCCCGGCTGATGACCTCCCGGAGCTCACGTTCGGCAAGTTGGTGGGGGACCTATCGGATAAGGTCCGTGCGACATATGACAAGAGGGAACAGGAGCTTGGGGCGGAAATGCTCCGGTACCTGGAGCGGATGATCATGCTCCAAGTTCTGGATACGCAGTGGAAGGACCATCTTCTAGGTATGGATCATCTGAAGGAAGGCATCGGCCTGCGGGGTTACGGTCAGCGGGATCCATTGGTGGAGTATAAGCGAGAAGGATTCGAACTTTTTGATGCCACGATCGATCGGGTCAAGGGGCAGACGGTTCAGTATCTATTCCGGTTACAGGTGAGCGCCAGGGAGCTCACGGCCGAGATCCCCTCCGAGGCAGAGGCGGTCCTCTTAGGAGACGGCCAAAGCACGCCCCCGGCCCGCAAGGAACCGCTCCGTCCTGCCCCTAAGCAGTCCCTTAAGCCTTTTCCGGCCCCCGTGGCTGCTGTCAAGGCTGGCGGCAAGATTGGTCGAAACGAGCCTTGCCCCTGCGGGAGCGGGAGAAAATACAAGAAGTGTTGCGGCACCTGACCTGCTTGGATCCGAGGCCCTTTTCCAGTCCCCTTCTTTAGTTATTCCCTCGTTGGCTGGCTATCCCTTCACGCGTCCACGGATGCAAAGAGATTGTTCAACGCTTCCGCCAGGGTGGGGTGGGCAAATATCCCGTCTCGCAGCGTGGTATACGGGACTTTACCCATCATTGCGATCTCTACCATCGACATCAGCTCCCCGCCTTCGATACCTAAGGCGGTGTATCCCAGGATCTGATTGGTGTCCGCGTCGACGATGGCTTTCATGAAGCCCCGCGGCTCGTCCATTTCGAGGGCGCGCGCGACATAGGCCATGGGCATCTTGGCTACCCGGATGGGGCGACCAGTGGCGCGCGCCTCTGTCTCGCTGAGCCCCACACGGCCCAGTTGCGGGTCGATGTAGACCGTGTAGGGCACCAGGCGGCCGGTCGTGGTGGTGTTACCCCCTTCGAGAAGGTTCGTGCGAATAATGCGAAAGTCATCGTAGGAGATGTGCGTGAAGGCCGGACCTCCCTTGACATCGCCCAGCGCGTAGATGCCCGGTACGTTCGTTTCCAACCGCTCGTTCACCTGTACAATTCCACCTTTGTCCGTCTTGACCCCGGCTGCGCTCAGGTTGAGTGCATCGGTGTTCGGCACCCGACCAGCTGCCACCAAAAGGTGTGATCCGCTGAGCGTGCGTTCTCCGGTCTGCGTGCGCACCGTGAGACGGATCGCGCCGTCTGCCTGCTCGGCGCGCAGCGTTTGTGTTTCGAGTAGTATCTCGACACCGTCCTCACGTAGAATATTGGCGACTTCTTCGGCCACATCGGTGTCTTCCCGCGCCAGCAATTGCTTACCCCGCTGGACGACCGTCACCTCGCTGCCAAAGCGTCGGAACATCTGGCCGAATTCCAGGCCGATGTAGCCTCCACCTAGCACGAGCAGGTGGGCCGGCAGCACGTCGAGCTCCATAATCGACGTGGAATCTAGGGTAGGGACACTGTCGAGCCCAGGGACGGGGGGGCTTGATGGCCGTCCACCGGTGTTGATAAAGATGGTATCGGCGGTCAGCTGACGGGTTCCTCCATTGTTCATACGCACCGCGACCGTCTTCGGACCGGTGAAGCTCGCCTCACCAAACAACAGGTTCACGCCTTCGGTTTTTTCGAGCT is part of the Candidatus Methylomirabilota bacterium genome and encodes:
- a CDS encoding mercuric reductase, with protein sequence MATTTERYDAIVIGSGQAGKPLALSLAQAGRKTAIVEREHVGGTCVNVGCTPTKTMVASGRVAYLARRAGDYGVRPNPVQVEMAKVRQRKQAIVESFRNSGQRQLEKTEGVNLLFGEASFTGPKTVAVRMNNGGTRQLTADTIFINTGGRPSSPPVPGLDSVPTLDSTSIMELDVLPAHLLVLGGGYIGLEFGQMFRRFGSEVTVVQRGKQLLAREDTDVAEEVANILREDGVEILLETQTLRAEQADGAIRLTVRTQTGERTLSGSHLLVAAGRVPNTDALNLSAAGVKTDKGGIVQVNERLETNVPGIYALGDVKGGPAFTHISYDDFRIIRTNLLEGGNTTTTGRLVPYTVYIDPQLGRVGLSETEARATGRPIRVAKMPMAYVARALEMDEPRGFMKAIVDADTNQILGYTALGIEGGELMSMVEIAMMGKVPYTTLRDGIFAHPTLAEALNNLFASVDA
- the secA gene encoding preprotein translocase subunit SecA, giving the protein MALWNTVISKVIPSKNERELRRLEPLVVRVNELEPDLKQLSDAALRAKTAEFKERLERGATLDEILPEAFATVREAARRVLNMRHFDVQLVGGAVLHQGKIAEMATGEGKTLVSTLPAYLNALQGRGVHIVTVNDYLAKRDSQWMGGIYQLLGLSVGLIQHDMNDTDRRQAYAADIMYGTNNEFGFDYLRDNMKFSVEDMAQRVLHYAIVDEVDSILIDEARTPLIISGPTEESTDLYYQIDRVIPRLKRAATITEGKLAEIEAAREGDYIVDEKAKTVTVTEEGVAKVERMLGVSNLYDPSNIDTLHHLQQALKAHSLFQRDVDYMVKDGQVIIVDEFTGRLMPGRRWSDGLHQAVEAKEKVKIERENQTLATITFQNYFRMYDKLAGMTGTADTEAAEFAEIYDLDVVVIPPNRFLLRTNYPDMIYGTEREKYEAVVDEIAELCEKGQPVLVGTTSVEKSEKFSALLKRRGVPHQVLNAKYHEREAEIVAQAGRYKAVTIATNMAGRGTDILLGGHPHSLAKDVIGREEIPEDVDPQELRTALEEAKRMQQYGLLDTAIDPEAYARCLAKVRPLCNAEHERVVQLGGLHILSTERHEARRIDNQLRGRSGRQGDPGSSRFYLSLEDDLLRIFGGEKLQRIMGKLGMQEGEVIEHGMVTKAIETAQKRVEAHNFEIRKHLLEYDDVMSRQRQIIYGERRKILEGENLKEAMLEMADEVLESMVGLYAHEDSYPEDWNLAGLSEAMYRQFGVEFAVPADDLPELTFGKLVGDLSDKVRATYDKREQELGAEMLRYLERMIMLQVLDTQWKDHLLGMDHLKEGIGLRGYGQRDPLVEYKREGFELFDATIDRVKGQTVQYLFRLQVSARELTAEIPSEAEAVLLGDGQSTPPARKEPLRPAPKQSLKPFPAPVAAVKAGGKIGRNEPCPCGSGRKYKKCCGT